A window of the Mannheimia granulomatis genome harbors these coding sequences:
- a CDS encoding nickel/cobalt transporter, whose amino-acid sequence MRINAKFLGWIAVGLLAFFAIYQLYPFMLFKVMEWQKSFNLQLASSMNELGENQNRAGATLVLVSFLYGVFHAIGPGHGKFILSSYLSFEKTKLKQAMKITFASALVQGLVAISLVTIIVVIFTLSRQYFNVTLKWVERASFSMMILFGLYWCYQVFRGVRKSDKLMIRSLRLSQNSTKKLPLVTPKHHVHNEHCGCGHKHLPTTDEMKKAADWKSQLMLIFSIGARPCSGAILVLFLSYTLNLYLWGVIAAITMAIGTGSTLTLFAYLVIVARNKAFQISRWYLSAQMNQTLVLILKLIIGVALILLGASLFHGSFIETDSGGSLFRR is encoded by the coding sequence ATGCGAATAAATGCTAAATTTTTAGGATGGATAGCGGTTGGTTTATTGGCTTTTTTTGCAATTTATCAACTCTATCCGTTCATGTTATTTAAAGTGATGGAATGGCAAAAATCGTTTAACTTGCAACTTGCCAGCTCAATGAATGAGTTGGGGGAGAATCAAAACAGGGCAGGTGCCACCTTAGTTTTGGTTAGCTTTTTATATGGTGTCTTTCATGCAATAGGCCCGGGGCATGGAAAATTCATTTTAAGTAGTTATCTCTCTTTTGAGAAAACAAAACTAAAGCAAGCTATGAAAATTACCTTTGCTTCTGCTTTAGTGCAAGGTTTGGTTGCAATTTCACTGGTGACGATTATAGTGGTAATTTTCACTCTTTCCCGTCAATATTTTAATGTGACGTTGAAATGGGTTGAAAGAGCCAGCTTTAGTATGATGATATTGTTCGGACTTTACTGGTGCTACCAAGTATTTAGAGGAGTTCGGAAATCAGATAAGCTGATGATTAGATCCCTTCGTCTTTCGCAAAATTCAACTAAAAAATTACCGCTTGTAACACCGAAACACCATGTACACAATGAGCATTGTGGCTGTGGACATAAACATTTACCCACTACTGATGAAATGAAAAAAGCTGCAGATTGGAAATCTCAATTAATGCTTATTTTCAGCATCGGTGCAAGACCTTGTTCCGGTGCAATTTTGGTGCTTTTTCTCTCTTATACACTAAATCTTTATTTATGGGGCGTGATTGCTGCTATTACCATGGCAATAGGCACCGGTTCTACATTAACTCTGTTTGCTTATTTGGTTATTGTGGCAAGAAATAAGGCTTTTCAAATAAGCCGTTGGTATCTTTCTGCACAGATGAATCAAACATTAGTTTTAATACTGAAATTAATAATAGGTGTAGCGTTAATTTTGTTAGGAGCTAGTTTATTTCATGGCAGCTTTATTGAAACTGACAGTGGAGGCAGTTTATTTAGACGTTAA
- a CDS encoding DUF1007 family protein, producing MKLVKIFIVACASLYVSQALAHPHSFVDLKNRIIVEDSLLKSFQMEWMLDEISSSELIYELQNSVDKEKTKKDITAEMVQSAVQNHYFSTLYDSKNQPIKFTTKPTETRFDIKGNRVVFYITFHLSQPYNLKQNQVRFYTYEPSYYISMEYNNAKDISISNTVCTAKLVLPQVDSKLRLYASGLDKNQSPDIPENIDYSLGAQFSQKVEIICE from the coding sequence ATGAAATTAGTAAAAATATTTATTGTTGCTTGTGCTTCTTTATATGTTTCTCAAGCACTTGCTCATCCGCATTCGTTTGTTGATCTTAAAAACCGGATTATAGTAGAAGATAGTCTGTTAAAATCCTTCCAGATGGAATGGATGTTAGATGAAATCAGTTCTTCAGAGCTGATTTACGAACTTCAAAACAGCGTAGATAAAGAGAAAACAAAAAAAGATATTACCGCTGAAATGGTGCAATCTGCTGTGCAAAATCACTATTTCAGCACTTTGTATGATAGTAAAAATCAGCCGATTAAATTTACAACTAAGCCGACAGAGACCCGTTTTGATATAAAAGGAAATCGGGTTGTGTTTTATATTACCTTCCACCTAAGCCAACCTTATAATTTAAAGCAGAATCAAGTTCGCTTTTATACCTATGAGCCGAGCTATTATATTTCGATGGAATACAATAACGCTAAGGATATTAGCATTTCAAATACTGTTTGTACGGCAAAATTAGTATTGCCGCAAGTTGATAGTAAACTGCGTCTGTATGCTTCAGGTTTAGACAAAAATCAATCACCGGATATACCTGAAAATATAGATTACTCATTAGGGGCTCAATTTTCACAAAAAGTGGAGATAATATGCGAATAA
- the cas2 gene encoding CRISPR-associated endonuclease Cas2 — protein MMMLITYDISLDDPEGQKRLRHIAKHCLDYGVRAQYSVFECEVTPDQWVKLKQKLLDTYNPDCDSLRFYHLGSKWRNKVEHHGAKRAVDVFKDTLIL, from the coding sequence ATGATGATGTTGATTACCTATGATATTTCGTTGGATGACCCAGAGGGGCAAAAACGCTTGCGCCATATTGCGAAACATTGCCTTGATTACGGTGTGCGGGCGCAATATTCGGTGTTTGAATGTGAGGTTACCCCTGATCAATGGGTAAAATTAAAACAAAAATTGCTCGACACTTATAATCCTGACTGCGATAGCCTGCGGTTTTATCATTTGGGCAGCAAATGGCGAAATAAAGTTGAACACCACGGCGCGAAACGGGCGGTGGATGTGTTTAAAGATACCCTGATTTTGTAG
- the cas1c gene encoding type I-C CRISPR-associated endonuclease Cas1c: protein MKKLQNTLYITTQGSYLHKERETLVVEQERKKVAQLPVHSIGHIFCFGNVLVSPFLLGFCGENNVNVAFFSENGRFLARLQGRQSGNVLLRRAQYRVSEHAPVLIARNMIAAKIQASKRVLQRQIRNHGENAEIESAIKSLNFSLSQLKNADNLDLIRGIEGDAAARYFSVFGQMIKADSGFAFDGRNRRPPRDGVNALLSFLYSILGKDISGALQGVGLDPQVGFLHADRPGRDSLAQDILEEFRAWWVDRMVLSLINRRQIKPDDFIYEASGGVILKPEARKLIFQTLQAKKQEKITHPFLNEEVEIGLLPYIQAMLLARHLRGDLAEYPPFLMR, encoded by the coding sequence ATGAAAAAACTCCAAAACACCCTCTACATCACTACCCAAGGCAGCTATCTCCACAAAGAACGCGAAACTTTAGTGGTGGAGCAAGAGCGCAAAAAAGTGGCGCAGTTGCCGGTGCATTCGATTGGGCATATTTTCTGTTTTGGTAATGTGTTGGTGTCACCGTTTTTATTGGGGTTTTGCGGTGAAAATAACGTCAATGTCGCATTTTTTAGCGAAAATGGTCGCTTTTTAGCCCGCTTGCAAGGTCGGCAGAGTGGGAATGTGTTGTTGCGGCGGGCGCAGTATCGGGTTTCCGAACACGCGCCTGTGCTGATTGCGAGAAATATGATTGCCGCCAAAATTCAAGCGAGTAAGCGGGTGTTGCAGCGGCAAATCCGTAATCATGGCGAAAATGCGGAGATTGAGAGCGCGATTAAATCGTTAAATTTCAGTTTGTCGCAATTAAAAAATGCCGATAATCTTGATTTGATTCGAGGGATTGAGGGCGATGCGGCGGCGCGTTATTTCAGTGTGTTCGGTCAGATGATTAAGGCAGACAGCGGTTTTGCATTTGACGGGCGAAACCGCCGACCGCCGCGTGATGGCGTGAATGCGCTTTTATCGTTTTTATACAGTATTTTAGGTAAGGATATTTCGGGTGCGTTGCAAGGTGTAGGCTTGGATCCGCAAGTAGGCTTTTTACACGCCGACCGCCCAGGTCGCGATAGTTTGGCTCAGGATATTTTGGAAGAGTTTCGCGCGTGGTGGGTGGATAGAATGGTGTTGTCGCTGATTAACCGCCGCCAAATCAAGCCTGATGATTTTATTTATGAGGCAAGTGGCGGGGTCATCTTAAAACCCGAAGCGCGCAAATTGATTTTTCAAACGCTGCAAGCCAAAAAGCAGGAAAAAATCACCCATCCGTTTTTAAATGAAGAAGTGGAAATCGGGTTGTTACCTTATATTCAGGCTATGCTGCTGGCACGCCATTTGCGTGGTGATTTGGCTGAATATCCGCCATTTTTAATGCGTTAA
- the cas4 gene encoding CRISPR-associated protein Cas4: MLNVLQKIEQNRPLVAECEPLIVPLSALQHHAFCPRQCALIHNEQVWAENYLTAQGRVLHERVDGGEPETRKGVRYERSVHLSAEQLGLTGIADMVEHDLKTGRLKPVEYKRGKPKPTAIDEIQLCAQALCLEEMMGQTIEEGALWYMQTRHRVPVVFSDGLRKQTLYTIAQVRGLLKSGKTPPPEYGKHCKACSLVEICQPKLLEKDRSVGYVKGLFG, translated from the coding sequence ATGTTGAACGTTTTGCAAAAAATCGAGCAAAACCGACCGCTTGTAGCGGAATGCGAGCCGCTTATCGTGCCGCTTTCCGCCCTGCAACACCACGCCTTTTGCCCTCGCCAATGTGCGTTAATCCACAACGAACAGGTGTGGGCAGAAAATTATCTGACTGCCCAAGGTCGCGTGTTGCATGAACGCGTTGATGGCGGCGAACCCGAAACCCGCAAAGGCGTGCGCTATGAACGTAGCGTGCATTTATCTGCTGAACAATTGGGACTGACGGGTATTGCCGATATGGTCGAACACGATTTAAAAACAGGCCGTCTGAAACCTGTTGAATACAAACGCGGCAAGCCCAAACCTACTGCCATCGACGAAATCCAACTCTGCGCTCAAGCGCTTTGCCTAGAAGAAATGATGGGGCAAACCATCGAAGAAGGCGCGCTGTGGTATATGCAAACCCGCCATCGTGTGCCTGTGGTGTTTTCAGACGGCCTGAGAAAACAAACGCTGTATACCATTGCCCAAGTCCGTGGACTGTTAAAAAGCGGCAAAACCCCACCGCCCGAATATGGCAAACATTGCAAAGCCTGTTCATTGGTGGAGATTTGCCAGCCGAAGCTGTTGGAGAAGGATAGGTCGGTGGGGTATGTGAAGGGGTTGTTTGGGTGA
- the cas7c gene encoding type I-C CRISPR-associated protein Cas7/Csd2, producing the protein MSLTKKIDFALIIGVKNANPNGDPLNGNRPRTDFHGFGEITDVCLKRKIRDRLQDAGESIFVQSDEKKTDGMTSLANRAKDKDVGLGSDAFNAKKSSRDETAQKACEKWLDVRSFGQVFAFGKSEEASGVSIAIRGPVTIQSAFSIEPVMITSTQITKSVSGEDPKDGKNKSSDTMGMKHRVDGGVYVAYGAMSPQLAERTGFSDSDAEKIKSVLTKLFEGDASSARPEGSMQVVKLIWWEHNCKSGQYSSAKVHDSLQVNADGSYQIKALDGLIPQEIDGF; encoded by the coding sequence ATGTCTTTAACAAAGAAAATTGATTTTGCTTTAATCATCGGCGTTAAAAATGCTAATCCTAATGGTGATCCATTAAATGGTAATCGTCCGCGTACTGATTTTCACGGTTTTGGTGAAATCACCGATGTTTGCTTAAAACGTAAAATTCGTGACCGCTTGCAAGATGCTGGCGAGAGCATTTTCGTGCAATCGGATGAAAAGAAAACAGACGGTATGACCAGCCTTGCCAACCGTGCGAAAGATAAAGATGTCGGTTTAGGTAGTGATGCTTTCAACGCTAAAAAATCCAGCCGTGATGAAACTGCTCAAAAAGCTTGTGAAAAATGGCTGGATGTTCGTAGTTTTGGGCAAGTTTTTGCTTTCGGTAAAAGCGAAGAGGCTTCGGGCGTTTCCATTGCGATTCGTGGGCCGGTCACTATTCAATCTGCATTCAGTATTGAGCCTGTGATGATTACCAGCACCCAAATTACCAAAAGTGTCAGCGGCGAAGACCCAAAAGATGGTAAAAATAAAAGTTCCGACACCATGGGGATGAAACACCGTGTAGATGGAGGCGTTTATGTGGCTTATGGAGCTATGTCGCCACAACTGGCGGAGCGTACTGGTTTTTCAGATAGCGATGCGGAGAAGATCAAATCTGTTCTAACCAAGCTGTTTGAAGGCGATGCCTCTTCTGCACGTCCGGAAGGTTCAATGCAAGTCGTGAAGCTGATTTGGTGGGAGCATAACTGCAAATCAGGGCAATATTCGTCAGCCAAAGTGCATGATAGTCTGCAAGTCAATGCGGACGGCAGTTATCAAATCAAAGCGCTTGATGGTTTAATCCCGCAAGAAATTGATGGATTCTAA
- the cas8c gene encoding type I-C CRISPR-associated protein Cas8c/Csd1, which translates to MSWMQKLYHTYEAALQKESNLNEEPLTPVGHTQQNAHIVIVLKGDGEFRTARVMPPKTAIMLPATESSENRTSGEAPHPLADKIQYVAKDYVAYGGEKKAYFGSYLHQLQAWCDSSASHPKVSAILNYVKKGKVVEDLISVGVFQLDSEGKVLNKWEGEGEAPAIFSTLPKTKGEIEFGSALVCWSVEIKGDPQSDTWTDTTIQQSWIDYLASSDSQIGFCFIQGKESPISTMHPAKLRHTGDKAKLISSNDTAGYTFRGRFETAEEAATISTEVSAKAHSALRWLISRQGIRNGEQVTVAWAVSGEKIPSPLKDYFDEFYDNEDEEISKVENDVEIELPSETEGNIDHSVDLGKSAAEIIKKKYHGYKAKLKAHEQISLLMLDSATPGRMALTYYQEFLPADYFANLEAWIDDFSWYQRHSIETKNGKKNEKRTIWAVVPPSPFAIGNAVYGAATLSDSLKKQLYARLLPVIAGGKSVPIPYDLVQQSFQVACNPHGCESWEWQRNIGVACALYKGWRTRHYDESERREYSMSLDKENRSRDYIFGRLLAIAENLERMALNMASEIRATNAERYMPRFVTNPFKTWEQLERNLKPYKARLRKDYPVRISEKFVLDNPLAFLRKRENEITRLVCILAELEKSGCDLHKPLEPEFLLGYHSQKMAYQNQSNTESEPSETN; encoded by the coding sequence ATGAGTTGGATGCAAAAGTTATACCACACGTATGAAGCTGCTTTACAGAAAGAATCGAATCTGAATGAAGAACCTTTAACGCCTGTTGGTCACACTCAGCAAAATGCACATATCGTGATTGTGTTAAAGGGTGATGGCGAGTTTCGAACTGCTCGTGTTATGCCGCCTAAAACAGCGATTATGTTGCCGGCAACGGAATCTTCTGAAAACCGTACCAGTGGGGAAGCACCACATCCGTTAGCAGATAAAATCCAATATGTGGCTAAAGATTATGTCGCTTATGGCGGTGAGAAAAAAGCCTATTTCGGAAGTTATTTGCACCAACTACAAGCTTGGTGTGATTCTAGTGCATCTCATCCCAAAGTATCCGCTATTCTGAACTATGTGAAAAAAGGGAAAGTGGTTGAAGACCTAATCTCGGTAGGCGTATTTCAGCTTGATTCTGAGGGAAAAGTGCTTAACAAGTGGGAAGGCGAAGGAGAGGCTCCTGCGATTTTTTCAACATTGCCTAAAACGAAAGGCGAGATTGAATTCGGTTCAGCATTGGTTTGTTGGAGTGTAGAAATCAAGGGCGATCCACAAAGTGATACTTGGACGGATACAACCATTCAACAATCCTGGATTGATTATTTGGCTTCATCGGACAGCCAAATAGGCTTTTGTTTTATACAAGGCAAGGAAAGCCCTATTTCTACTATGCACCCAGCTAAATTACGCCACACAGGCGATAAGGCTAAACTGATTTCATCCAATGATACCGCAGGTTATACTTTCCGCGGACGTTTTGAAACAGCAGAAGAGGCTGCGACTATTTCTACGGAGGTCTCTGCAAAAGCACACAGTGCTTTACGTTGGCTTATCTCCCGTCAAGGTATTCGTAATGGCGAACAAGTCACCGTAGCGTGGGCAGTCAGTGGCGAAAAAATCCCTTCTCCATTAAAAGATTATTTCGATGAATTCTATGACAATGAGGACGAAGAGATAAGTAAGGTCGAAAATGATGTAGAAATTGAATTGCCGTCTGAAACCGAAGGCAACATTGATCATTCAGTAGATTTGGGTAAAAGTGCGGCTGAAATCATTAAAAAGAAATATCATGGTTATAAAGCCAAGCTCAAAGCACACGAGCAGATTTCGTTATTGATGTTAGATTCGGCAACGCCGGGGCGAATGGCTTTAACCTACTATCAAGAATTTTTACCTGCGGATTATTTTGCCAATTTAGAGGCGTGGATTGATGATTTTTCTTGGTATCAACGCCACAGCATTGAAACGAAAAACGGCAAGAAAAACGAGAAACGCACGATTTGGGCAGTCGTTCCGCCTTCGCCATTCGCGATTGGCAATGCAGTGTATGGAGCAGCAACATTAAGTGATTCCCTAAAAAAACAACTTTATGCCCGCTTGTTACCAGTGATTGCTGGTGGAAAAAGTGTTCCTATCCCCTATGATTTAGTACAACAGAGTTTTCAAGTAGCATGTAATCCACATGGTTGTGAAAGTTGGGAATGGCAACGGAATATCGGTGTGGCTTGTGCCTTATATAAAGGCTGGCGAACCCGTCATTATGATGAATCAGAAAGGAGAGAATACTCAATGAGTTTAGATAAAGAAAATCGCTCGCGTGATTATATATTTGGCAGATTATTAGCTATTGCTGAGAATCTGGAGCGTATGGCATTAAATATGGCAAGTGAAATACGAGCGACTAATGCTGAACGTTATATGCCACGGTTTGTTACAAACCCTTTTAAAACATGGGAGCAACTTGAAAGGAATCTTAAGCCTTATAAAGCTAGACTACGCAAGGATTATCCAGTAAGAATTTCTGAAAAATTCGTTTTAGACAATCCGCTTGCATTTTTACGTAAGCGGGAAAATGAAATTACTCGGTTAGTTTGTATCTTAGCTGAATTAGAAAAATCAGGCTGTGATTTACATAAACCGCTAGAGCCAGAGTTTTTACTTGGTTACCACAGTCAAAAAATGGCTTACCAGAATCAATCAAATACTGAGTCTGAGCCATCTGAAACTAACTAA
- the cas5c gene encoding type I-C CRISPR-associated protein Cas5c, producing the protein MSNENTFRSKSFSFRVWGRQALFTDPITKIGGEKFTYPVPTYEAIKGILRSIYWKPTIIWHIDRIRIVKPIRTQAKSTKPLDWNGGNTLAIYTFLNDVEYQVEAHFTWNVYWEELAGDRNVGKHTAIIERMLERGGRQDIFLGTRDCQGYVAPCQFGEGEGFYDNVDESIDFGLMFHSFGYPEETGNDELISRFWQASMQKGVIKFPAVSDTELKTRFIRKMKPFKPFKRGENVKAVEEEAKELDL; encoded by the coding sequence ATGAGTAACGAAAATACATTCCGTAGCAAATCATTTAGCTTTCGTGTATGGGGCAGACAAGCGTTATTTACCGACCCTATTACCAAAATTGGCGGTGAGAAATTTACCTATCCTGTTCCTACTTACGAAGCGATTAAAGGCATTCTGAGAAGTATTTACTGGAAACCGACCATTATTTGGCATATCGACCGTATTCGCATAGTGAAGCCAATCCGAACCCAAGCCAAATCGACCAAACCTTTGGATTGGAATGGTGGTAATACTTTGGCGATTTACACATTTTTAAATGATGTGGAATATCAAGTTGAAGCGCATTTTACGTGGAATGTGTATTGGGAAGAGTTAGCGGGCGACCGTAATGTTGGCAAACATACCGCAATTATTGAAAGAATGCTTGAACGAGGCGGGCGGCAGGATATTTTCTTAGGCACCCGTGATTGTCAGGGTTATGTTGCACCTTGCCAATTTGGTGAAGGCGAAGGCTTTTATGATAATGTGGATGAGTCCATTGATTTTGGCTTGATGTTCCACAGTTTCGGCTATCCGGAAGAAACAGGGAATGATGAATTAATTAGTCGTTTTTGGCAGGCGAGTATGCAAAAAGGCGTGATTAAGTTTCCTGCTGTCAGCGATACTGAATTGAAAACCCGCTTTATTCGCAAAATGAAACCATTTAAGCCCTTTAAACGTGGCGAAAATGTGAAAGCAGTGGAAGAAGAAGCAAAGGAGCTTGATCTATGA